A genomic stretch from Xylanivirga thermophila includes:
- a CDS encoding ATP cone domain-containing protein: MKVIKRDGRTQDFEIDKIKLTLERVSDEINMPFTHGDVERVAHAIERSINNIGTDTITSSKIHEIVIGELNTLGFIEIAKAYDGYKKSFKG; the protein is encoded by the coding sequence ATGAAGGTAATAAAACGGGACGGAAGAACGCAAGATTTTGAAATTGATAAGATAAAACTTACACTAGAGAGGGTTTCAGATGAAATTAACATGCCCTTCACTCACGGAGATGTAGAGAGGGTAGCCCATGCAATAGAGCGTTCAATAAATAATATTGGTACTGATACCATAACCTCATCTAAAATACACGAAATAGTAATAGGAGAACTAAATACACTTGGTTTTATCGAGATTGCAAAGGCATATGATGGATATAAGAAGAGTTTTAAAGGTTAA
- a CDS encoding YebC/PmpR family DNA-binding transcriptional regulator, with amino-acid sequence MSGHSKWANIKRKKEKTDAQRGKIFTKLGREIAVAVKEGGSDPETNSRLKDVIAKAKAANMPNDNIMKSIKKASGELDSVNYEEVIYEGYGPEGVAIIIEALTDNRNRTASEVRHLFDRSGGSLGATGCVAWMFDRKGLIVIERTDDIDEDELMMLSIDAGAEDIKEEEDALEIITDPSNFSSVRNQLEESGYTFISAAVEMIPQNYVKLDEQKSEKVLSLVENLEDNDDVQNIYHNLEVDE; translated from the coding sequence ATGTCAGGACATTCAAAATGGGCAAATATAAAACGTAAAAAGGAAAAGACCGATGCCCAAAGGGGAAAAATATTTACAAAATTAGGTCGTGAGATAGCAGTTGCAGTTAAGGAAGGCGGGAGCGACCCTGAGACAAATTCACGATTAAAAGATGTTATTGCCAAGGCAAAGGCTGCTAATATGCCAAATGATAATATAATGAAGAGCATAAAAAAAGCTTCAGGAGAATTGGATTCTGTAAATTATGAAGAAGTAATATACGAGGGTTATGGTCCCGAAGGAGTTGCTATTATAATAGAAGCACTTACCGATAATAGAAATCGTACAGCAAGCGAAGTACGCCACCTTTTCGATAGAAGTGGTGGAAGTTTAGGAGCTACTGGATGTGTCGCGTGGATGTTTGACCGCAAAGGCCTTATAGTTATAGAGCGAACGGATGATATCGATGAAGATGAGCTTATGATGTTGTCTATTGATGCAGGTGCAGAGGATATAAAGGAAGAAGAGGATGCCCTTGAAATCATTACAGATCCTAGCAATTTTTCATCTGTACGTAACCAATTAGAAGAATCAGGCTATACATTTATTTCTGCAGCAGTTGAGATGATACCTCAGAATTATGTAAAGCTAGATGAACAAAAATCAGAAAAAGTCCTATCTCTTGTTGAAAACCTTGAAGATAATGATGATGTACAAAATATCTACCATAACTTAGAGGTGGATGAGTAA
- the yunB gene encoding sporulation protein YunB, which yields MARRIRKAKKGMVPIIITLIILAGIGIFIFIDRGIKNTLIAMSEAKVRYIATQAMNNSVEKILGSDINYTDLVNVLTDKEGNIAMIQANTVKMNLLGAQASSYAQQEITTLGDDGIDIPLGTVFGSNLLAGMGPNIKVKIIPMGSVSSDFATEFENAGINQTRHKIYLDMKTQVKVVVPLSSEVVYVSTRVPITETIIVGNVPDYYVNIDDKEKVLNLVPKAD from the coding sequence ATGGCAAGAAGAATAAGAAAAGCTAAAAAAGGTATGGTGCCGATAATTATTACATTAATAATATTAGCTGGTATAGGCATATTTATATTTATAGATAGGGGAATAAAGAATACCCTTATAGCCATGTCGGAGGCAAAGGTAAGATATATAGCAACTCAAGCTATGAATAATTCAGTAGAGAAGATCCTAGGATCAGATATTAATTATACTGATCTTGTAAATGTATTGACTGATAAAGAAGGAAATATTGCAATGATACAGGCAAATACTGTTAAGATGAATTTACTTGGCGCTCAAGCATCCAGTTATGCTCAGCAGGAGATAACAACCCTGGGGGATGATGGTATAGATATACCACTAGGTACGGTCTTTGGAAGCAATCTTCTTGCAGGTATGGGACCGAATATAAAAGTAAAGATAATACCCATGGGATCCGTATCAAGCGATTTTGCTACTGAATTTGAAAATGCCGGTATAAATCAGACAAGACACAAGATATATCTGGACATGAAAACCCAGGTAAAGGTAGTGGTGCCATTATCAAGCGAGGTAGTGTATGTATCTACCAGGGTACCTATCACTGAAACTATAATAGTTGGAAATGTGCCGGATTATTATGTTAATATAGATGACAAGGAAAAGGTGTTAAACTTAGTTCCCAAGGCTGATTAA
- a CDS encoding transglycosylase domain-containing protein yields MSRQKKEPKKQPKKQSSFPLAVLVTTLKMFLILIVLIFFAGFGAALGVGKAYLDSTPELDISRIENQSQTSFIYDKDGKLITEYFGFENRVWAPLNEIPDALKDAVISTEDVRFYKHHGLDYKRLAGAFINNLKNESIQGGSTITQQLIKLSMLTPERTYKRKIQEAYLALQLEKKYSKDQILEAYLNIIPLGQSNYGVKAAAKDYFGKELKDLTLRECAVLAGLTQNPSKYDPRRNLTPVEKGGRAKPEWTYKRANTVLKRMYQNGRISEEEYNKAKFDENNTSLDNSQLAIKEKSENRGMYSMPYFIEYAIYDVRDKLMIQNGWKGDEGRKKAEKMIYAGGLKIYTTVDAEMQKKVEDAVYNYENLPKFANAKDNVSSQGVPQPQIAAVVIDQHTGELRAIVGGKQPPVGRRELNRAFMSKLPLGSSIKPLAVYGPFIEAGYPGGIIFENIPIKIDGWNSKRGYPDNYEGGGYTGPTDVRTGIRKSLNIVAGKIVAEPNRLGPQYSANKLVEMGIDSNDIPGYPDDPSPAALALGTHGNNMVEVVAAYASIANNGVYQEPISFTRVLDKDDNEILNTSSQIKRVVFKESTAFILTDWMEDAVQHGTGTRARFKFPMHIAGKTGTNDSYRGVYFAGFTPYYTASVWIGHDDFRPSFRKGSSGSVYAAPLWRAIMEPIHEGLESKPFYDSVPDDVVKVTVCGISGMLPNGDLCKDHLVTEYFPKDAVPKEVCNWHKNLTVCSVSGKLPTPYCPEENIVSKPVIVLPKDSPYRQLSDEQLQKYIPGAFRDMINSDMLSYENEQDAQYFCPIHNKAWKDNENKNNSLIKQAQELIEKVKSEMKEKGDKISPQDKSRLQEMINQLEQNIKNAISPSSENGNPGDNPPPFDTNIIQNYINNLKNLSQSIFSKIGDNENQDNSNNQNNDHQNNNGQNDADGIPPEQNEDQNITPNDEVNIPNNRGIKNNKRNNKKGF; encoded by the coding sequence ATGAGTAGGCAAAAAAAAGAGCCTAAAAAACAGCCTAAGAAGCAATCTAGTTTCCCTTTGGCTGTATTGGTAACTACGCTAAAAATGTTTTTGATTCTTATAGTGCTCATATTCTTTGCAGGATTCGGCGCTGCCCTTGGTGTAGGAAAGGCATACTTGGATTCTACACCCGAACTTGATATATCTAGGATAGAAAATCAAAGTCAAACATCATTTATCTATGATAAGGATGGCAAACTTATAACTGAATATTTTGGTTTTGAAAATAGGGTATGGGCTCCATTAAATGAAATTCCAGACGCTCTTAAAGATGCAGTTATATCCACTGAAGACGTCAGGTTTTATAAGCATCATGGTCTAGACTATAAACGCCTTGCAGGTGCCTTTATCAATAACCTCAAAAACGAGTCCATACAAGGCGGGAGTACTATTACTCAGCAACTTATAAAGCTCAGTATGCTAACACCTGAAAGAACATACAAAAGAAAGATTCAGGAGGCATATTTAGCCTTACAACTTGAAAAAAAATATTCCAAGGATCAGATACTTGAGGCTTACCTAAATATAATTCCCCTTGGTCAATCTAATTATGGAGTAAAAGCAGCAGCAAAGGATTATTTCGGCAAAGAGCTTAAAGATTTAACCTTACGAGAATGTGCAGTACTTGCAGGACTTACACAAAATCCATCTAAATATGATCCAAGGAGAAATTTAACTCCTGTTGAAAAGGGTGGCCGTGCTAAGCCTGAATGGACATATAAAAGAGCGAATACAGTCCTTAAGCGCATGTACCAAAATGGGCGTATATCAGAAGAAGAATACAACAAGGCAAAATTCGATGAAAATAATACCAGCCTTGATAATTCCCAATTGGCGATAAAGGAAAAATCTGAAAATAGAGGTATGTATTCTATGCCATATTTTATAGAATATGCAATATATGACGTTAGGGATAAACTTATGATTCAAAATGGCTGGAAGGGCGATGAAGGACGTAAAAAAGCTGAAAAAATGATATATGCAGGCGGACTAAAGATATATACAACTGTAGACGCTGAAATGCAAAAAAAAGTTGAAGATGCAGTATATAACTATGAAAATTTACCTAAATTTGCAAATGCCAAAGATAATGTAAGTAGCCAGGGCGTACCACAGCCGCAGATTGCAGCAGTTGTGATTGATCAACATACAGGTGAATTACGCGCTATAGTGGGGGGCAAACAACCTCCTGTCGGTAGGCGAGAATTAAACAGGGCATTTATGTCCAAGCTACCCCTTGGTTCATCCATAAAACCTTTGGCAGTATACGGACCTTTCATTGAGGCCGGCTATCCGGGAGGCATTATATTCGAAAACATTCCTATAAAAATTGATGGTTGGAACAGTAAAAGGGGGTATCCAGACAACTACGAAGGCGGAGGCTATACAGGACCCACCGATGTTAGAACTGGAATCAGAAAATCCCTTAACATAGTGGCAGGAAAAATAGTAGCTGAACCAAACCGTTTGGGCCCTCAATATTCTGCTAATAAACTCGTGGAAATGGGAATAGATTCAAATGACATACCAGGCTATCCAGATGATCCTTCCCCTGCAGCATTAGCTCTTGGTACGCATGGGAATAATATGGTAGAAGTAGTAGCTGCATATGCTTCTATTGCCAATAATGGTGTATACCAAGAACCAATATCATTCACACGGGTGCTGGATAAGGATGATAATGAAATCTTAAATACCTCATCACAGATTAAAAGAGTGGTATTTAAAGAAAGCACAGCCTTTATACTAACCGATTGGATGGAAGATGCTGTCCAGCATGGTACTGGTACACGAGCGCGTTTTAAATTTCCTATGCATATAGCTGGTAAAACAGGTACAAATGATAGCTATCGCGGTGTATATTTTGCAGGTTTTACTCCATATTATACGGCATCAGTATGGATTGGGCATGATGATTTTAGACCGTCATTCCGAAAAGGATCTAGCGGTAGTGTCTATGCTGCCCCTTTGTGGCGAGCTATTATGGAGCCTATACATGAAGGGCTGGAAAGTAAACCCTTTTATGACAGTGTTCCCGATGACGTTGTAAAGGTAACAGTATGTGGCATATCCGGTATGTTGCCAAATGGGGATTTATGCAAAGATCATCTGGTAACCGAATATTTCCCTAAAGATGCAGTACCAAAAGAAGTTTGTAACTGGCATAAAAACTTAACTGTATGTAGCGTTTCTGGAAAACTTCCTACTCCTTATTGTCCAGAAGAAAATATAGTAAGCAAACCGGTAATTGTACTACCTAAAGATTCACCATATAGACAATTATCCGATGAGCAACTTCAAAAATATATCCCTGGTGCATTTAGGGATATGATTAATTCGGATATGTTGAGTTACGAAAATGAGCAAGATGCACAATATTTTTGTCCCATCCATAATAAAGCATGGAAGGATAATGAAAATAAAAATAACTCCCTAATCAAACAAGCTCAAGAGCTGATAGAAAAAGTAAAGTCTGAAATGAAAGAGAAGGGTGACAAGATAAGCCCGCAGGATAAATCTAGACTACAGGAGATGATAAATCAGCTAGAACAGAATATAAAAAATGCTATATCACCTTCCTCAGAAAATGGGAATCCGGGGGATAATCCCCCTCCCTTCGATACCAATATAATACAAAACTATATCAATAACTTGAAAAATCTCAGTCAATCAATATTTAGCAAAATAGGAGATAATGAAAATCAAGATAATTCAAACAATCAAAACAATGATCATCAAAACAACAATGGACAAAACGATGCAGATGGTATACCACCTGAACAAAATGAAGATCAGAACATTACACCAAATGATGAGGTAAATATACCAAATAATCGAGGTATTAAAAATAATAAGAGGAACAATAAAAAAGGCTTTTAA
- the spoVAE gene encoding stage V sporulation protein AE: MEYVKAFVVGGIICVIGQILIDKTNITPARILVTFVTAGVILTAIGIYDPIVKFAGAGATVPLPGFGYALANGVIKEIKESGALGIFTGGVKAGAGGITAAIIFGYIIALIFDPKTKR, encoded by the coding sequence TTGGAATATGTAAAGGCATTTGTAGTAGGAGGTATAATATGTGTTATAGGGCAAATACTTATAGATAAAACCAATATAACCCCTGCAAGAATATTGGTAACCTTTGTAACAGCAGGGGTTATATTGACAGCTATTGGCATATATGATCCTATAGTAAAATTTGCCGGAGCCGGTGCTACCGTGCCATTGCCTGGATTTGGATATGCATTGGCCAATGGTGTTATTAAAGAGATAAAAGAATCGGGCGCATTAGGCATTTTTACTGGCGGAGTAAAAGCTGGTGCCGGGGGTATAACAGCAGCTATAATATTTGGATATATAATAGCGCTTATTTTCGATCCCAAAACTAAGAGATAG
- the spoVAD gene encoding stage V sporulation protein AD — MALHRLGGQTVKLDNKPCIIGRASVVGQKESQGPLGEYFDKIMPDNLWGEKSWEKTECRMVLEAAQIALMKSNKEATDINYMFAGDLLNQIMTANFTARTLGVPFFGLFGACSTLTESMSLGSIIVDGGYADTVLCTTSSHFCTAERQFRFPLEMGNQKPPTGQWTVTGAGAIILSSEGEGPCITHVTTGKVVDYGIKDVNNMGAAMAPAAASTFKAHFEDTDQGPQHYDLIVTGDLGWYGRQLTIELLRKEGYDIEDRYIDCGCEIYNQEQDIGAGGSGCGCSAVVLAGYLLKKMDEGIYNRILIASTGALLSTTSNQQGESIPGIAHAIVIERRGE; from the coding sequence ATGGCATTGCATAGACTGGGTGGACAAACAGTAAAGCTTGATAATAAGCCTTGCATAATAGGCAGAGCGTCTGTAGTAGGACAAAAAGAATCTCAAGGTCCATTAGGTGAGTATTTTGACAAGATTATGCCGGATAATCTATGGGGAGAAAAAAGCTGGGAAAAAACTGAATGTCGGATGGTACTTGAGGCGGCTCAAATAGCCCTTATGAAATCAAATAAAGAGGCAACCGATATAAATTATATGTTTGCAGGAGATTTATTAAATCAGATAATGACTGCTAATTTTACAGCAAGGACATTGGGAGTACCATTTTTCGGTCTGTTTGGAGCATGTTCTACCTTGACAGAGTCCATGTCTTTAGGCTCTATAATAGTGGATGGGGGTTATGCAGATACGGTATTATGTACCACATCCAGCCATTTTTGTACTGCTGAAAGGCAATTTCGCTTTCCACTGGAGATGGGAAATCAAAAGCCACCTACAGGGCAATGGACAGTAACGGGGGCAGGTGCCATAATATTATCAAGCGAGGGAGAAGGCCCTTGTATTACTCATGTTACTACTGGTAAGGTAGTGGATTATGGAATAAAGGATGTTAATAACATGGGTGCTGCTATGGCACCTGCAGCGGCCAGTACATTTAAGGCCCATTTTGAGGATACGGATCAAGGACCACAGCATTATGATTTGATAGTAACAGGTGACTTGGGGTGGTATGGGAGACAGTTAACCATAGAACTGCTTAGAAAAGAAGGCTATGATATAGAAGACAGGTATATAGATTGCGGGTGTGAAATATATAATCAGGAGCAGGATATAGGTGCAGGCGGGAGTGGATGTGGATGTTCGGCTGTTGTGCTAGCAGGATATTTATTAAAGAAGATGGACGAAGGAATATACAATAGAATTCTTATAGCTTCTACCGGAGCTCTTCTTAGTACTACCAGTAACCAGCAGGGCGAATCCATACCTGGAATTGCCCATGCTATAGTGATAGAAAGAAGGGGGGAATAG
- the spoVAC gene encoding stage V sporulation protein AC: MDIKQQKINQEYQNYVKSTMPKSNILKNCIMAFLIGGLICTIGQLITNIGINYYGLNKQDAGTFTSIILIFLSALLTGLGIYDDIAKVAGAGTIVPITGFANSIVSPAMEFKREGYVFGVGAKMFSIAGPVLVYGIGTSTIVGLLYYLFGR, from the coding sequence ATGGATATAAAGCAGCAGAAGATAAATCAGGAATATCAAAATTATGTAAAGTCTACCATGCCTAAGAGCAATATATTAAAAAATTGTATAATGGCATTCCTTATAGGAGGTCTTATATGTACTATAGGCCAGTTAATAACCAATATAGGAATCAATTATTATGGGTTAAATAAGCAGGATGCAGGGACTTTTACATCTATAATCCTGATATTTTTAAGTGCCCTCTTAACTGGACTTGGAATATATGATGATATAGCCAAAGTGGCAGGTGCAGGTACAATAGTACCTATAACAGGATTTGCAAATTCAATTGTATCGCCTGCCATGGAGTTTAAAAGGGAAGGTTATGTATTTGGAGTAGGGGCAAAGATGTTTTCAATAGCAGGCCCTGTACTAGTATATGGAATAGGGACATCAACTATAGTGGGACTTTTGTATTATCTATTCGGGAGGTGA
- a CDS encoding stage V sporulation protein AB: MMKYLFCIITGFAGGLVVGTGVVAFFTILGIVTRSIEISNSSKCVKWYEFTILLGAIISALFYFFDIELNWTKYVFPPVIGLFMGIFVGMVASALAEMLDVMPVMADRMGMRKFLYIGIFAIIFGKTLGSIIYWTVSGLY; the protein is encoded by the coding sequence ATGATGAAATATTTGTTTTGCATAATAACAGGCTTTGCAGGAGGATTGGTAGTGGGAACAGGAGTTGTTGCCTTTTTTACTATACTTGGTATAGTTACAAGATCTATAGAGATAAGCAATTCTTCAAAGTGTGTGAAATGGTATGAGTTTACCATATTGTTGGGTGCAATAATATCTGCACTATTCTATTTTTTTGACATAGAGCTAAATTGGACTAAATATGTATTCCCACCTGTTATAGGATTATTCATGGGAATATTTGTAGGCATGGTTGCATCAGCCCTTGCTGAAATGCTTGATGTAATGCCTGTCATGGCCGATAGGATGGGCATGAGAAAGTTTCTGTATATAGGAATATTTGCAATAATTTTTGGAAAAACATTGGGATCAATAATATACTGGACTGTTTCTGGTTTATATTAG